The following coding sequences are from one Cervus canadensis isolate Bull #8, Minnesota chromosome 4, ASM1932006v1, whole genome shotgun sequence window:
- the SGTA gene encoding small glutamine-rich tetratricopeptide repeat-containing protein alpha isoform X1 encodes MDNKKRLAYAIIRFLHDQLRHGELSSDAQESLEVAIQCLETAFGVTVEDSDLALPQTLPEIFEAAAAGKELPPDLRSPQETPPSEEDSAEAERLKTEGNEQMKVENFEAAVHFYGKAIELNPANAVYFCNRAAAYSKLGNYAGAVQDCERAICIDPSYSKAYGRMGLALSSLNKHAEAVAYYRKALELDPDNETYKSNLKVAELRLREAPSPTGGVGSFDIAGLLNNPSFMSMASNLMNNPQVQQLMSGMISGGHNPLGTPGTSPSQNDLASLIQAGQQFAQQMQQQNPELIEQLRSQIRSRTPSASNDDQQE; translated from the exons ATGGACAACAAGAAGCGTCTGGCCTACGCCATCATCCGCTTCCTGCATGACCAGCTCCGGCATGGGGAGCTCTCATCTGACGCCCAGGAAAGCCTGGAAG TTGCCATCCAGTGCCTGGAGACCGCTTTCGGGGTGACGGTGGAGGACAGTGACCTCGCGCTCCCCCAGACTCTTCCGGAAATATTTGAAGCAGCTGCCGCGGGCAAG GAGCTGCCGCCAGATCTGAGGAGCCCCCAGGAAACCCCGCCTTCAGAGGAGGACTCGGCTGAGGCAGAACGCCTCAAAACTGAAG gaAATGAGCAGATGAAAGTAGAGAACTTCGAGGCCGCCGTGCACTTCTATGGGAAAGCCATCGAGCTGAACCCTGCCAATGCCGTCTACTTCTGTAACAG AGCCGCAGCCTACAGCAAACTGGGGAACTACGCAGGGGCAGTGCAGGACTGTGAGCGGGCCATCTGCATAGACCCGTCCTACAGCAAGGCCTATGGCAGGATGGG cctggcgctctccaGCCTGAACAAGCACGCGGAGGCCGTGGCCTACTACAGAAAGGCCCTGGAGCTGGATCCCGACAACGAGACCTACAAGTCCAACCTCAAGGTGGCTGAGTTACGGCTGAGGGAGGCACCCAGTCCC ACGGGAGGTGTTGGCAGCTTTGACATCGCAGGCCTGCTGAACAACCCGAGCTTCATGAGCATG GCATCAAACCTGATGAACAATCCCCAGGTTCAGCAGCT CATGTCCGGCATGATTTCGGGCGGCCACAACCCCCTGGGGACTCCCGGCACCAGCCCCTCGCAGAATGACCTGGCCAGTCTCATCCAGGC GGGCCAGCAGTTCGCTCAGCAGATGCAGCAACAGAACCCAGAGTTGATAGAGCAGCTCCGCAGTCAGATCAGGAGTCGGACTCCCAGTGCCAGCAACGACGACCAGCAGGAGTGA
- the SGTA gene encoding small glutamine-rich tetratricopeptide repeat-containing protein alpha isoform X2 has protein sequence MDNKKRLAYAIIRFLHDQLRHGELSSDAQESLEVAIQCLETAFGVTVEDSDLALPQTLPEIFEAAAAGKELPPDLRSPQETPPSEEDSAEAERLKTEGNEQMKVENFEAAVHFYGKAIELNPANAVYFCNRAAAYSKLGNYAGAVQDCERAICIDPSYSKAYGRMGLALSSLNKHAEAVAYYRKALELDPDNETYKSNLKTGGVGSFDIAGLLNNPSFMSMASNLMNNPQVQQLMSGMISGGHNPLGTPGTSPSQNDLASLIQAGQQFAQQMQQQNPELIEQLRSQIRSRTPSASNDDQQE, from the exons ATGGACAACAAGAAGCGTCTGGCCTACGCCATCATCCGCTTCCTGCATGACCAGCTCCGGCATGGGGAGCTCTCATCTGACGCCCAGGAAAGCCTGGAAG TTGCCATCCAGTGCCTGGAGACCGCTTTCGGGGTGACGGTGGAGGACAGTGACCTCGCGCTCCCCCAGACTCTTCCGGAAATATTTGAAGCAGCTGCCGCGGGCAAG GAGCTGCCGCCAGATCTGAGGAGCCCCCAGGAAACCCCGCCTTCAGAGGAGGACTCGGCTGAGGCAGAACGCCTCAAAACTGAAG gaAATGAGCAGATGAAAGTAGAGAACTTCGAGGCCGCCGTGCACTTCTATGGGAAAGCCATCGAGCTGAACCCTGCCAATGCCGTCTACTTCTGTAACAG AGCCGCAGCCTACAGCAAACTGGGGAACTACGCAGGGGCAGTGCAGGACTGTGAGCGGGCCATCTGCATAGACCCGTCCTACAGCAAGGCCTATGGCAGGATGGG cctggcgctctccaGCCTGAACAAGCACGCGGAGGCCGTGGCCTACTACAGAAAGGCCCTGGAGCTGGATCCCGACAACGAGACCTACAAGTCCAACCTCAAG ACGGGAGGTGTTGGCAGCTTTGACATCGCAGGCCTGCTGAACAACCCGAGCTTCATGAGCATG GCATCAAACCTGATGAACAATCCCCAGGTTCAGCAGCT CATGTCCGGCATGATTTCGGGCGGCCACAACCCCCTGGGGACTCCCGGCACCAGCCCCTCGCAGAATGACCTGGCCAGTCTCATCCAGGC GGGCCAGCAGTTCGCTCAGCAGATGCAGCAACAGAACCCAGAGTTGATAGAGCAGCTCCGCAGTCAGATCAGGAGTCGGACTCCCAGTGCCAGCAACGACGACCAGCAGGAGTGA
- the SLC39A3 gene encoding zinc transporter ZIP3 yields MVKLLVAKILCMVGMFFFMLLGSLLPVKIIEMDFEKAHRSKKILSLCNTFGGGVFLATCFNALLPAVREKLLEVLTLAHISTDYPLAETIMLLGFFMTVFLEQLVLTFRKERPAFIDLETFNASSDAGSDSEYESPFMGGQRGHTLYAEPHGHSHGLSVQELSRSSPLRLLSLVFALSAHSVFEGLALGLQEEGEKVVSLFVGVAIHETLVAVALGISMARSAMALRDAAKLAITVSAMIPLGISLGLGIESAQGVPSSVASVLLQGLAGGTFLFVTFFEILAKELEEKSDRLLKVLFLVLGYTVLAGMVFIKW; encoded by the exons ATGGTGAAGCTGTTGGTGGCCAAAATCCTCTGCATGGTGGGCATGTTCTTCTTCATGCTGCTCGGCTCCCTGCTCCCCGTGAAGATCATCGAGATGGACTTTGAGAAGGCCCACCGCTCGAAAAAGATCCTCTCGCTCTGCAACACCTTTGGCGGTGGGGTCTTTCTGGCCACGTGCTTCAATGCTTTACTGCCGGCTGTGAGGGAAAAG CTCCTGGAAGTCCTGACTCTCGCGCACATCAGCACCGACTACCCACTGGCCGAGACCATCATGCTGTTGGGCTTCTTCATGACTGTCTTCTTGGAACAGCTGGTGCTGACCTTCCGCAAAGAGAGGCCAGCCTTCATCGACCTGGAGACATTCAATGCCAGCTCAGACGCTGGCAGCGACTCGGAGTACGAGAGCCCCTTCATGGGTGGCCAGCGGGGCCACACGCTCTACGCAGAGCCACATGGGCACAGCCACGGCCTGAGTGTTCAGGAGCTGTCACGCTCCAGCCCGCTGCGGCTCCTCAGCCTGGTCTTCGCCTTGTCGGCCCACTCGGTCTTTGAGGGCCTGGCCCTGGGcctgcaggaggaaggggagaaggtgGTGAGCCTGTTCGTGGGAGTGGCCATCCACGAGACGCTGGTGGCTGTGGCCCTGGGCATCAGCATGGCCAGGAGTGCCATGGCCCTGAGGGACGCAGCCAAGCTGGCCATCACCGTGAGCGCCATGATCCCACTGGGCATCAGCCTTGGCCTGGGCATTGAGAGCGCCCAGGGTGTGCCCAGCAGCGTGGCCTCTGTGCTACTGCAGGGCCTGGCGGGTGGCACCTTCCTCTTCGTCACCTTCTTCGAGATCCTGGCcaaggagctggaggagaagagTGACCGGCTGCTCAAGGTCCTCTTCCTGGTGCTGGGCTACACTGTCCTGGCTGGCATGGTCTTCATCAAGTGGTGA